The genomic segment CGTGCAGTTCGTCGAGTTGGTCGACGTCCACGCGGACGGACTTGACCGCCGAGATGGAGCGGTCCTTCTCCTCTTTCGCCTCGTCCGCGCGCTTCGACGCGTCGTCGTCCGTCTCGTCGCTCCCCTCCTGTTCCGTCTCCGAGTCCGACGCCTCGTCGTCGCCGTCGTCGTCGGCGCTCTCCTCGTCGCCGTCGTCGTCGGCGCTCTCCTCGTCGCCGTCGTCGTCGGCGCTCTCATCGTCGGCGTCCGTCTCGGGGTTCTCGTCGGCGTCGGCCGCGTTCGCCGCCGCGGCCGACTCGCTCGCCGCCTCCGCGTCGGTCGCTGCGTCGTCCGGCGTTTCGGCCGCGTCGGCGGACCCGTCTGCGTCCGCACCGTCGGAGTAGGCGGCCTCGACCGCCGCGACGGCCGCTTCGGCCTCCGTGGGGTCGACGCCGTCGGCGTCCGCGTCGCCGGCATCCGCGTCCGCCGTCGCGTCGTCGGGGTCGCTCTCGGCGGATTCGACGGCGTCGGTGGCATCTGCGCCGGCGTCTGCGGTCTCTACGTTCTCCGCGGCGGCGGCGCCCTCCGTTCCGGAGTCAGACGCCGTCTCGGGGTCGAAGTCGTCGGTGAGGACGGCCGACACGTCCGTGAGTTCGACGCGTTCGACCTTCCACAGGTCCGCGAGCGTCGGCCCGAGTTCCGACTCGGGCGTCCCGGCGATCAACAGGGCGAACCCGTCCTCGAACTCGCCCTCCTCGATGCTGTCGATGTTCGGCACCGACCCCACGACGTCGATGTCGTCGGGGACGCCGCCGAGGAACAGGCCGGCGTCCACGCCCTTCATGTCGCCCGCGTCGAGTTCGATGGCGGCGTGGTACAGCAGTTCGGTGTCGGCGAGTTCGTCGCTGGCGAGGTCCAACGTCTCGGCGGCGACGGCGAGGACGTCGTCGCCGTCCTCGTCTTCGGACGCCGACGCCGTCTCCTCAGTCGTCGCCGACTCCTCGTTTCCCCCCTCGTCGCCCCCTTCGGCGGCGGCGCGAATCTCCTCGACGAGGTCCGACGGGTCGCTCTTCGACTCGCCGTGTTCCTCGATATCGTGGAGAATCTCCAGAATCTCGTCCATGCCGTCGAAGACGAGGTCCATCCGGTCGGGGGTGACCGCCAGCCGTTCGTGACGAATCTCGTCCAGGAGGTCCTCGACGGCGTGCGCCACCGTCGCGGCGTTGTCGAACCCCATCGCGCCGAAGTTGCCCTTCAGCGTGTGGGCCTGCCGGAAGATGTCGTCGATGGCCTCGGTGTCGTCCGGGTTGGCCTCCAGTTCGAGCAGCGAGTTGTTCAGTTGCGTGATGCTCTCCTCCGATTCGGTGATGAATGCCTGGTATAGTTCCTCGTCCATCGTTCAGTCCTCCGTGAGTCCGTCCAGAATGCTCGACGCGACGTCTCCCGCGGGGGCGACCACGTCTACGCACCCCGTCTCGATGGCTCGCTTCGGCATCCCGAAGATAGCCGACGTCGCTTCGTCCTGTGCAACCGTGTGGCCGCCCGCCTCGTGGATGCGCCCCATCCCGTCCACCCCGTCGCTTCCCATCCCCGTGAGGAGGACGCCGGCCAACGGGCCGTCGACCGTCTCGACGGCGGACGCCATCGTGAGGTCGATGGCGGGTTTGACACCGTGGACGGGCTTGGTGTCCGTCAGTTTCAGCGAGAGTCGACCCCCGCGGTCCCGGTCGACGACGAGGTGCGACCCACCGGGCGCGACGCGCGCCTCGCCGACGCCGATTCGGTCGCCGTCCGTCGCCTCCCGCACGTCGTACGCCGACCGCGAGTCGAGGCGGTCCGCGAACCGGCCGGTGAACCCCTCCGGCATGTGCTGGACGACGACGATGCGGAGGTTCGCGGCCGTCGGCAGGTCGCCGAGGACCTGTTCGACCACGTTCGGCCCGCCCGTGGACGCGCCGAGGACCAGCGTGGACACGTCGGGGTACGACCCGTCCGCGTCGGCGTCGTCGCGCGACGGCGCGGCCGACTCGCTCCGCCCGGCGTCGCGGGGTTCGGCGGGTGTCGCCGTCTCCTTCGGGGGACTCCGGCGCGCCGCCGTCTCGCCGACGTTCCCCTTGGTCCGCTGGGTGGCCGAGAGGTCCACCGCGGCGGCCGAGCGAACCTTCTCGACAAGTTCGCGCTTGACGCGGGGCATCGACGAGGTGACCTCCCCGCCCGGTTTCGTGACGAAGTCGACGGCCCCCTTGTCGAGTGCCTCGAACGTCACGTCGGCGTCGTCCTCGGCGTGCGCCGAGAGCATCAACACCGGCGTCGGATGCTTCGCCATGATGGCTTCGACGGCCTCGATGCCGTTCATCTCGGGCATCTCGATGTCCATCGTCACCACGTCCGGTCCGTGCTCGCCGACGGTCTCGACCGCTTCGGCGCCGTCGGACGCTTCGGCGACCACGTCGATTCCCCCGTCCTCCAGAAGGGTGCGAATGAGCGTTCGCATGAACCGCGAGTCGTCGACGACGACGGCGCGCGTGGTGCCGTCCGCCGAGTTCGACCCCGATGCGGCGCTCACTGCGACCCGCTCCGGTGACATCCTTCTCGGATCGTTCGCCGCACGCGCCCGGCGTGCGATGAACGGTACCGCGGTCCGGGGACCTGTCGGCGTCCGGACGGTACCGTTCTGACTCCTTTCTGACCGCTCATCTATGTCTGTCCTTTCCGAGAAGGGGTCTTAAACGCTCGCCGGTGAGAATCACGGCTGATAATCGGGTACGTACCTTTATGGACGATTTGACGCGAGAACTCAGGTAAGCCGGTGACGCTCGCGCGTCCCGGGAGCTACACCATGTCGCAGGAACCACAGACCGCTGCCGTACCCACCGCAGACGAGGCGGACGACGAGTCAGTCCGAGAGATACAGGTGCTCGAGTTCAAACTCGGCGACGAGACGTACTGCGTCGACATCGAGTACGTCTCCGAAATCGTCGACAAGGGCTCGCTCACCGCCGTCCCGAACGCCCCCGACTACGTCGACGGCGTGATGGACCTCCGCGGGCGAACCACGTCCATCGTCAACCCGAAGGCGCTGTTGAACGTCGACACCGGCGACGGCGAGGCCAAGCGCATCGTCATCTTCGACTCGAACAAGTTCGAGGACGACGCCGCCATCGGCTGGCTCGTCGACGAGGTGTTCCAGGTCGTTCGCGTCTCGATGGACGAGATAGAGGAACCGCCGCTGGAGAAGGACGACTCCATCGAGGGCGTCATCAAGCGCGACGGCGACCTGGTCATCTGGATCTCGCCGGTGAACGCCGTCGCCCAGCACTAGCGCCGACGACGAGCGACGACTTTCTCTCCCTCGTCCCGGCGGGCCACCCCGAACCCGCGGTCAGATGCCGCGAACCGTCCGCTCGCGGACGACGACGGCCACCGACGCGAGGAGACAGACCGCAGCGAGTGCGAACGCGGCGACGTAGCCGACGCTCCCGGCGACGACGCCGCCGACGGCGCTCCCGACGCCCCCGCCGAGACTGCCGAGCGCCGTGTACGCGCCGAGCGCCTCGCTCCGGATGGGTTCGGGCGCGAGGTTGGTGACCAGTCCCGTCGCCGTGACGGCGATGACGGCCCACGAGAGCCCGATGGCCGCGAAGAGCGCGCCGACGAGGACCACTCCGCCCGGGGGCGCGACGCCGAGGCCGACGACGGCGACGAGGGGAAACAGTATCGCCCGCGACACCAGCGCGCTCGTCTGGAGGCGGAGCGCGTCGATGCGGGCGACGAGCGTCCCGACGGGGGCGTACGCGACGGCCGAGGCGGCCGAGGAGACGACGAACAGGACGAACACCTCGTCGGTGCCGTACCCCACGTCGGTCAGGAACGCCGGGAGCGGTCCGAAGAAGACCGAAAAGGCCGCGAAGAACAGCGTCGCTGCCGCCAGATAGCGGACGATTGGGGTGCCGAGCCGACTTCGGAGGCGCCGCCGCGCGTCGTCGCCGAACCTGAGCGACCGCAGTCCCCAGTACACCCGCCCCGGTCCGAACGGGACGGCGCGCGTGGACCGGTCGCCGCCGAACCCGTTCTGCTGGACGTGGCGGAGGAGGCGGACGAACCGCCGTTCGGTGATGCGCGGCCGTTCGGGGTAGCGGAGGTAGACGACGAACGCCCCGAGGAGGGCCGTGAGACCCGCACCGACGAAGAACAGGCGCTTGGCCACCAGCGGAGAGAGCCCGAACGCCGACCCGGCGACGCCGGACCACCCCGCGCCGACGACGAGGCCGGCGAGCCAGCCGTACCCCTGATACTTGTTCAACAGCCCGAAACGGACCGGCCACTGGTGCTGCTGGTGACCCTCCACGACGACGAGGTTCAGCACGGGGGCGGCCGCCGCGACGACGAACCACAGGAGGGCGTTGGCGGCGAGCACCGTCCACGGCGAGGAGAGCAACGGTGTGAGAGCGAGGACGGCGCTGGTCAGGCCGAGTGCGACGAGGATGAACGGCCGTCGGCGGTGCGTCCGAGAGACCAGCCAGCCCCACAGAATCGCGCCCGGGACGCCCGCGAACGCCGCCGTGGCGGCGATGAGACTCACGAGAAGCGCGCCCGCGCCCAGGTCGATGGCGTACAGCGGTACCAGAAGCGACGCCGCGCCGACGGCGGCGTACCCCAGCGCCCACCCGTACAGCCACGCGTCCGTCGTTCGATGTGACTGCGTCACGTCGGAGCCCACGAAACGACGGGAGAAAGGTGTTGCCGATTCGACGCGAATCGGGCGAGAGCGGCGGATATTTGTGGGTCGATGCGGACCGAACCGACGAGCATGGACGGGGATACCCCATGAGCCGGTCCGACGACTCCTTCGTGGAGTACGGTATCGAAGACGAACCGCCCCTCGGCACCTCACTTCTCCTCGGCGTTCAACACTACCTCACGATGGTCGGCGCGAACATCGCCGTCCCCCTCATCCTCGCGGGCGCACTCGGGATGCCCGCGGAGATAATCCCGCGGTTCGTCGGCACGTTCTTCGTCGTCTCCGGCGTCGCCACGCTGGCGCAGACGACGTTCGGCAACCGCTACCCCATCGTGCAGGGCGCGCCGTTCTCGATGCTGGCGCCCGCCCTCGCCGTCGTGGGCGTCGTCACCGCCGCCGATCCGGCCGGGCCGGCGTGGCAGACGGCCCTTCTCCAACTGCAGGGGGCGATAATCGCCGCCGCCGCCGTCGAAATCGCCGTCGGCTACTTCGGCCTCCTCGGGAAACTCCGCTCGTTCCTCTCGCCGGTGGTCATCGCGCCCACCATCGCCCTCATCGGTCTCGCCCTGTTCAACACGCCGCAGGTCACGTCCGCCGGCGGCAACGTCTCCCTCCTCGCGTTGACGCTCCTCCTCATCGTCCTCTTCTCGCAGTACGTCGACACCGCCCACCGCGCCTTCCAACTGTTCCCCGTCCTCCTCGGCATCGTCGTCGCCTACCTCGTCGCCGCCGTCCTGTCGGTCACCGGCGTCTACGCGCCGGGAACGCCGGGCTACGTCGACCTCGGGTCGGTGCTTGCCGCGCCCGCCCTCATGCCCATCTTCCCCCTCCAGTGGGGCTTCGCGGGCGGCCCGTACGCGGTCACCGTCGGCCTCCCCCTCGTCGGGAAGGTGGCGTTCGGCGTCCCGCAGTTCACCTCGTCGTTCGTCATCGGCATGCTCGCGGGCGTCTGCGCGTCGATGATAGAGAGCCTCGGCGACTACCACGCCGTCGCCCGCCTCTCGGGCGTCGGGGCGCCCTCCGAGCGACGCATCAACCACGGCATCGGCATGGAGGGCATCATGAACGTCTTCTCGGGGCTGATGGGCGGGTCGGGGTCGACCTCCTACTCCGAGAACATCGGCGCCATCGGCCTCACCGGCGTCGCCTCGCGCTACGTCGTGCAGGTCGGCGCGGCGGTGATGCTGGTCGTCGGCTTCGTCGGCTACTTCGGCCAACTGGTCGCGACCATCCCCGACCCCATCGTCGGCGGCCTCTACATCGCCATGTTCGGGCAAATCGTCGCCGTCGGCCTCTCGAACCTGAAGTACGTGGACCTCGACTCCTCGCGGAACATCTTCGTCGTCGGCGTCGCCCTGTTCGTCGGCCTCGCCGTGCCGACCTACATGGGCAACGTCGGGTCCGCGGCGGCGTTTCAGGAGGGGATGCGCGGCGTCGCGTACCTCGGCCCCGTCCTCGGCACGCAGGTCGTCTCCTACACCGTCTTCGTCATCGGGTCGACGGGGATGGCCGTCGGCGGCCTGTTCGCGTTCCTCCTCGACAACACCATCGAGGGGACGCGCGAGGAACGCGGCTTGGAGGAGTGGGAGGAGTCCGCCGAGGCGGACGAGGACTTCGCCTCCGCCTACGACCGCTTCGTCCGCGGCGGCGAGACGAAGGGCGACTGACGGGAGTCGTTCGACCACGTCGCACGCTCCGACGTCACCCCCGTCACCGCTTCCCGCACACCTTTTGCGCCGCCGTCCGTCCCCGGACGCATGACAGACCTCGACCTCCCGGCGATGGGGTTCGGCACCTCCGGCGACGAGACGGACGACGTGTGGACCGACAGCGTCGCCGAGGCGCTGAACGCCGGCTACCGGCACGTCGACACCGCGCAGATGTACGACAACGAGGCCGAAGTCGGCGCGGGAATCCGACGGAGCGAGGTGGACCGCGACGAGGTGGTGCTGGCGACGAAGGTCCACCCGGACAACCTCGCGCCGGACGACGCGAAGCGGACGGCGCGGGAGAGTCTCGACCGCCTCGGCGTCGACCGGGTCGACATGCTGTACGTCCACTGGCCCACCGCGGCGTACGACGCCGCGGCGACGCTCCCGGCGTTCGACGAACTCCGCGAGGCGGGCGTGACCGACTACGTCTGCGTCAGCAACTTCACGCCCGAGTTGCTGGACGAGGCCCGCGAGATTCTCGACGCGCCCATCGCCGCCCACCAGGTGGAGTGCCATCCGCTCCTGCCGCAGGAGGAACTCAGGGCGTACGCGAGAGCGCACGGCCACCACCTCGTCGCCTACTCGCCGCTGGGTCGCGGGGAGATTCTCGACCACCCCGTCCTCGCGGACGTCGCCGACAAACACGGCGTCTCGACGGCGCGGGTGTGTCTCGCGTGGGCGACGGCGCACGATATCGTGCCCATCCCGAAGGCCACGGGCGACCACATCGCCGACAACCTCGCGGCGGCGGACCTCGAACTCGACGACGAGGACCTCGCGGCCATCGACGGCATCGACGAACGGCGGCGCGTCATCGACCCCGAGTCGGCCCCGTGGCACTGACTACCGGTCGGCCTCGTCCTCGGTCGGGTCGGTCGGGTCGTCGGAGTCGTCCGCGCGCGCCTCCGTGAGGCCCTCGCCGATGCCCGCGCGACCGAGGGCGACGAGGACGACGTAGCCGACGGCCCCGGCGACGAAGAACGCCACCGGGATGACGAACGGACCGTAGGCCCGCACGACCCCGTCGATGAACTCGGCGACGACGGTCTGAAGCACCAGCGTCATACGCCCGCTTGGGGGGCCGCCGAGTTATACTGTCGGCTCCGCGGCCGTCGGTTTCGGTCGTGGGTGGACGGTTGACGGTCGACGGCCCTCGCGTCAGTCGTCGACGCCCGCGACCCGTTCGTCCGCCTCGACGTCGCTCTCCGTCTCCGCCTCCGTCTCCGCGTCTACGGCCGTCCGGCCGTCGCCGCCCGCGTTCGCCGGGGGCGCTCGCGTGAACGTCACGTCCCGCTTCGGGTACGGTATCTCGACGCCCGCGTCGGTCATCGCCACGTAGAGCGCGCGGTTCAGTTCGTGCTGCGCGCGGCGGCGGCGCGTCGGTGCGCTCACCCAGCAGAGCAGTTCGTACTCCAGCGCGGAGTCGCCGAACCGGCGGAAGCGCATCCGGGGTTTCGGCGAGTCCAGCACCAGCGACTCGGCGTCGGCCACCTCGACGGCGAGCGCTTCGAAGGCGTCCACGTCCGTGCCGTAGGCGACGCCGAGGGGGACGCGGATGCGCCGACGACGTTGCGGAGCGGACTCGTTCGTTATCTTCGCGGCGTTGAGCACGGAGTTCGGCACGGTCACCATCAGTTCGTCGCGCGTGAGGAGCGTCGTCGACCGGATGCCCACCTTCACCACCGACCCCGAGGTGCCGTCGTCGAGGACGATGAAGTCCCCCAGTTTGTACGTGTCGTCGAAGTAGAGCGCGATGCCGCCGAAGAAGTTGGCGACGGTGTCCTTCGCGGCGAAGCCGACGGCGATGCCGGCGACGCCCGCCGCGCCGAGCAGCGGCGTTATCTCGATGTTCCAGAGCCACAGCAGGGTGGCCGCGCCGCCGAGGAGGACGACGAGCGTCCAGACGTTCGAGAAGACGGGCGCGAAGTCGAACCGTCCGCCGCGGTCGTTCACCTCCTCGACCAGCCGGTTCACCACGCGGTTGGCCGCGTACGCCCAGACGAGGACGATGACCGACAGCGACGGCCGGCCGAAGAAGTTGTCCAGCGCCGCGGCGGAGAACAGCGTCGACCCCCTGACCGCGGGCACCTGCGAGAGGAGGAACACGCCGGTGAGGGCGGCGGTGACGACCACCGGCAGGCGCAACTCCGCGAGGACGATGTCGTCGTAGGCGCCGTCCGTGTGGCTGACGTAGCGCCGCGCCGCCCGGAGGACGACGAACTCCATGCCGAGGGCCGCGAGGAGGGAGACGAGGAGGAGGCCGACGGTGGCCTCGGCGGCCGACAGGCCCGCGAGTGCATCCGAGAGGGGGCCGTACATGCCCGAAACACGTCACCTCGGAACATAACGGTTTCTCGAATTCTCGCGGCGGCGGACCGGTCGGTTTTTCGGAGTTCCGCCGCGAGACGGAGGCATGTTCCGCAAGGGCCACTACGGCGTCTCGCTGCTCGTCTTCGCGCCCGTCGGCTTCGCACTCGTCCGCCTCGGCCGCCCGGACCTCGCGTTCGTCGTCGGCGCGGCGATGCTGTGGCTGGCGATGCTGCCGGACGTTGACCACCGACTCCCCGGCGTCCCCCACCGGGGGCCGACGCACTCGTTGGCGTTCGCGGCCCTCGTCGGCGGCGGCTTCGCCCTCGTCGGACGCGCCGCGGCGTCCGCGGGCCTCGGCGACGTCGGCCTCGCGGCCGTCGCCGAGGGCAGCGTCGTCGTCTTCGGCTTCCTCGTCGGCTTCCTCGCCGTCCTCGCGCACCTCCTCGCGGACGCCCTCACGCCCGCGGGCGTGAACTTCCTCTGGCCGCTCTCCGGCCGCGAGTACACCGTCTCCCTGTGGCGGGCCGACAACCGACTCGCCAACTACGGGCTGTTCGGCGTCGGCGTCTTCGCCGTCGCGGGCGCCCTCACTCTCGCGGTCACGCTCTGACTCGACTCGCGTCGGCCTCGGCCCGCGCGCCGCCGCGCCGACGGTGGGTCACTCGCTCTCGGTGACGCTGACGACCGGCACCGGCGAGGTGCGTATCGTCTTCTCGGCGACGCTCCCGAGGAGAATGCGGTCCACGCCGCGCTTGCCGGTAGTTCCCATCACGATGGCGTCCGCACTGGTCTCGTCAACGCCGTCGAGAATCGCCTCGTAGGGCGACCCGCGTTCGACGTGTTTCACCACCTCCACCTCGCGGGACTCGGCGGCGAGGGCGACGTTCTCCACCGCCTCCTCGGCCGCCTCCTCGCCCTCGGCCTCCGAGAGCGCCGAGCGGACGTCGAGGCCGAGGAGCGACTCGTCCACGACGGAGAGGACGTGGACGGTGGCGTCGAGGGCGGCGGCGACGTCGAGGGCGTGTTCGGCGGCGTACGTCGCCGCGGAACTGCCGTCGGTCGGGACGAGGATGCGCTCGTACGGGAACGACAGGTCCCGCTCGGTGCCGGTGCGGACGGTCATCACCGGCCGGTCGCAGAGGCGGACCACCTTCTCGGTGACGCTCCCGAGCAACTGCTCTGAGAGGCCCCGCTCACCCTGCGTCGGCATGACGACCACGTCGTAGTCGTACCGGTCGGCGTACTCGACGATGGTCGAGACGGGGTCGCCCTGCACCACGTCCGTCGCGTACTCGACGCCCAGCGACTCCAGCACCGACGCGGCCTCCTCGATGACTTCCTCGCCCTCCTGTTCGAGGGCGTCCACCACGTCGTTCTCCACGACGGTGACGCTGTCGCGCGCGGTGTCGGCGACGTACAGCAACTGGACGCTCCCGTCGGCCCACTGCGCTATCTCGCCCGCGTGGTACAGCGCCTCGCTCGCGCCGGTGCTGCCGTCCACCGGCAGGAGGATACGTTCGTACATACTGGCCCCGACGTCCGACAGCGTGTTAATCGCTTTCCCAGTCGGGGGCGCGTCCGACCCGCCGCGACGACGTCGGTCGGAGAGCAGTCCTTAAGCATCGACCGGCATATACCGAGGCATGGTCGAACTGGACGACGACGCGATGACGCGATTCCCGGTGCCGGACGAAGACGAACTGCCCGACGACCTGCGGGAGCGAATCGAATCGGAGACCGAGCGCGCGGGGTTCACGCCGAACGTCTTCTCGGCGTTCGCGTACAAGCCGAGTCACTTCCGCGCGTTCTTCGACTACCACGACGCCCTCGTCGAGGACACCGCCCTCGACCGCGAGGAGGTGGAGATGATCGTCGTCGCCGTCTCGGGCGTCAATCACTGCTACTACTGCAACGTCGCCCACGGCGCACTCGTCCGCATCTACGCGAAGGACCCGACGCTGGCGGACCAACTCGTCGCCAACTACCGGCAGGCGGACGTCTCCGAGAAACGCATGGCGATGCTCGACGTGGCCGTGAAACTCACCGAGTCGCCCCGAGACGTGACCGAGGCGGACATCGACCGACTGGCCGAGGCGGGCTACTCCGAGGAGGCCATCTGGGACATCGCGTCGGTGACGGCCTTCTTCAACCTCTCGAACCGGATGGCGATGTTCGCCGACATGCGGCCGAACGACGAGTTCCACACGCTCGGTCGGGAGTCGCGGGAGTAGTCAGGTCTGCCCTGCATCCGTTCTCGACGACCAGACGTGACCGGCGAGGCGACGTGACGGCGTGGCGACGTGACGGCGTGGCGACGTGACGGCGTGGCGAACGTTGAAGACATCCGACCGGTACTGTCGAGTATGTCTTCCAACTGGTTCACCGAGGCGGATTCGAGCGGTACGCTCACGGTCGAAAAGAGGGACGGGAGTTGGTACGTCGCCTCGCCGGGGAGCGTCGGGCCGACGAAGTGCCTGTTCGACTTCGAGGTCGACGGGGGAACGGGCGCGGTCCGCGACGTCGAGGCGACGGTCACGCGGTTTCAACGCGCGGTCGGTCGTCGTGACAACTACCTGTTTCTCGGGGCGCCCGAAGACGGTGGGACCGACGGCACCGACGGCACGTCGGGCGACGCGGAGACACCGGTCACGTCGGACGGCGACCGGAGCGACTCGTACCCGTCGAGGGTCAGAGCGCTGAAGGACTTCACCGGGTCCGGCGACTACGTCGACGTCGAGGCGACGGTCGACGCCGTGTTCTTCGTCAAGAAGAACGTCTCGGGAATGCCGGACGTGAAAGGAGAACTCGTCGACGAGAACAGTTGGCGACCGGTGCCGTTCGTCGTCGGCGACGGCGTCAGCCACCCCTATCTGGCGGAGGGAAAGCGGTTCAGATTCGAGAACGTCAAGGACCACTACTACAAGCAGAACGACGAGATTCAGGTCGTCATCGGCGACAACACGAACTTCGTCGAGTTGGACTGAATCGTCGTCGTACAGCGAGTACGTCTCCCGAATGCACCTCCGCCGAGAGGGGCCGCCTGTCGCGCCTCCGGGCCGCCGCCGACACCAGACGAACCCCGAGAGTCGCGCGACCGAACCGACGGCGGAAGCCTTATCAGGCAGGTCGCCCTCTGTCCACCCGCAATGGCGAAAGGTACGGTTGCGTTCTTTAACGACACGGGCGGTTACGGATTTATCGAAAGCGAAGACTCTGACGAGGACGTTTTCTTCCACATGGAAGACGTCGGTGGCCCTGACCTCGAAGAGGGCCAGGAAGTCGAGTTCGACATCGAACAGGCCGACAAGGGTCCGCGAGCGAAGAACCTCCAGCGCCTGTAAGGAACGCAACACGACAGCGGTACTGCGGTCGGCGGTCACGTCGATTCTCACCACGATTCTGCGGTATTTCACCCCTCGCGAGCGACGGCGTTCGCCGTGGTCGAAGGAGTGATAGTCGTCTCCGAGAGAGACTTCACCGATGACTAGCCCAACCGTGGCGTTCGTCTGCGTGCAGAACGCCGGACGGAGTCAGATGGCGACGGCGTTCGCCGAACGGGAGAGAGCGGAGCGCGGACTGGACGTGAACGTGGTCACCGGCGGGACGCGCCCGGCCGACCACGTCCACGAGAACGTCGTGGAGACGATGCAGGAGGTCGAAATCGACCTCTCCGACCGGTCGCCGCGGGAGGTGACGTTCGAGGAGATATCCGAGTCCGACTACGTGATAACGATGGGCTGTTCGGCCGACGACGTCTGCCCGGCCGGGTGGGCCGGCGACAACCGCGACTGGGACCTGACGGACCCCCACGGGAAGGACCCCGAGGCGACGGCGGAGATTCGCGACGAGATTCGCGGCCGCGTCGCCGCGTTCTTCGACGAGTTGGAACGCGAGGCGTAGTCGGTCGGCCGGTCGGCCCGGTTCGAGCGCTACCGGCGCTACAGGTCGCCGCGCGCGCCCATCTCCCGAATCGTCGCGGCGCGGTCACGAATCGCCTCCCACTCGGACTCGTCTTTTCGGTCGACGTGCGAGTACATCAGTCCCATCCGGCCCGTCCCGCGGAGTTCCGCCTCGTTTCGCTTCAGGAAGTCCCAGTAGAGCGCGTTGAACGGGCACGCACGCTCGCCGGTCGTCTTCGTGTGGTGGTACGGACACGACGAGCAGTAGTCGCTCATCCCGTTCACGTAGTTCGCCGAGGCGGCGTACGGCTTCGAGGAGAGGGCGTCCGTCGCGAACGACCCCATGCCGACGACGTTCGGCGTCGTCACCCAGTGGAAGGCGTCAACGAACCCGAAGTGGAACCACTCGTTGAGTTCGTGCGGGTCCGCGCCGTACAGGAGCGCGAAGTTCGACAGCACCATCAGCCGCTCGATGTGGTGAGCGTAGCCGTGGTCCCAGACGTGGCCGACCGCCTCCGAGAGGCAGGTCATCTCCGTCTCACCCGAGTAGTACGCCGCCGGGAGCGGTTCGGTCTGGCCGAGTCGGTTCGCCTCGCCCATCTCGGGCATCCGCCGCCGGTAGACGTGGCGCACGAACTCGCGCCAGCCGAGGACCTGCCGGACGAACCCCTCGACGCTGTTCAGCGGTGCGCCGTCCTCGTACGCGCGCTCTGCCGCCTCGACCGCTTCCCGCGGGTGGAGGAGGCCGAGGTTGAGCGACGACGACAGGAGCGAGTGACACAGGGCCCACTCGCCCTCGACCATCGCGTCCTGATACGGCCCGAACTCGGCCAGACGGACCTCGACGAAGTGGTCCAGCGCCTGTCTCGCCTCCTCGCGGGTGACCGGCCAACCGAACGACTCGTCGGAGCCCCACGCGTCGTCGTACCGGTCGCGGACGAACCGCCGGACCGCCTCGGTCGTCTCGTCCGGTTCGAACCGCGGCACCTCGGGCGGGGTCCACCCGTCCGGCGGCGTCTCGCGGTTCTCCCCGTCGTAGTTCCACTGCCCGCCGACCGGGCCGTCGCCGTCCATCAGCACGTCCAACTCGCGCCGGACGTGGCGGTACCAGTGCTCCTGTCGGTAGCGTTCGTCTCCG from the Halogeometricum rufum genome contains:
- a CDS encoding cold-shock protein, with translation MAKGTVAFFNDTGGYGFIESEDSDEDVFFHMEDVGGPDLEEGQEVEFDIEQADKGPRAKNLQRL
- a CDS encoding uracil-xanthine permease family protein, giving the protein MSRSDDSFVEYGIEDEPPLGTSLLLGVQHYLTMVGANIAVPLILAGALGMPAEIIPRFVGTFFVVSGVATLAQTTFGNRYPIVQGAPFSMLAPALAVVGVVTAADPAGPAWQTALLQLQGAIIAAAAVEIAVGYFGLLGKLRSFLSPVVIAPTIALIGLALFNTPQVTSAGGNVSLLALTLLLIVLFSQYVDTAHRAFQLFPVLLGIVVAYLVAAVLSVTGVYAPGTPGYVDLGSVLAAPALMPIFPLQWGFAGGPYAVTVGLPLVGKVAFGVPQFTSSFVIGMLAGVCASMIESLGDYHAVARLSGVGAPSERRINHGIGMEGIMNVFSGLMGGSGSTSYSENIGAIGLTGVASRYVVQVGAAVMLVVGFVGYFGQLVATIPDPIVGGLYIAMFGQIVAVGLSNLKYVDLDSSRNIFVVGVALFVGLAVPTYMGNVGSAAAFQEGMRGVAYLGPVLGTQVVSYTVFVIGSTGMAVGGLFAFLLDNTIEGTREERGLEEWEESAEADEDFASAYDRFVRGGETKGD
- a CDS encoding metal-dependent hydrolase, which codes for MFRKGHYGVSLLVFAPVGFALVRLGRPDLAFVVGAAMLWLAMLPDVDHRLPGVPHRGPTHSLAFAALVGGGFALVGRAAASAGLGDVGLAAVAEGSVVVFGFLVGFLAVLAHLLADALTPAGVNFLWPLSGREYTVSLWRADNRLANYGLFGVGVFAVAGALTLAVTL
- a CDS encoding mechanosensitive ion channel family protein, translating into MYGPLSDALAGLSAAEATVGLLLVSLLAALGMEFVVLRAARRYVSHTDGAYDDIVLAELRLPVVVTAALTGVFLLSQVPAVRGSTLFSAAALDNFFGRPSLSVIVLVWAYAANRVVNRLVEEVNDRGGRFDFAPVFSNVWTLVVLLGGAATLLWLWNIEITPLLGAAGVAGIAVGFAAKDTVANFFGGIALYFDDTYKLGDFIVLDDGTSGSVVKVGIRSTTLLTRDELMVTVPNSVLNAAKITNESAPQRRRRIRVPLGVAYGTDVDAFEALAVEVADAESLVLDSPKPRMRFRRFGDSALEYELLCWVSAPTRRRRAQHELNRALYVAMTDAGVEIPYPKRDVTFTRAPPANAGGDGRTAVDAETEAETESDVEADERVAGVDD
- a CDS encoding universal stress protein; translated protein: MYERILLPVDGSTGASEALYHAGEIAQWADGSVQLLYVADTARDSVTVVENDVVDALEQEGEEVIEEAASVLESLGVEYATDVVQGDPVSTIVEYADRYDYDVVVMPTQGERGLSEQLLGSVTEKVVRLCDRPVMTVRTGTERDLSFPYERILVPTDGSSAATYAAEHALDVAAALDATVHVLSVVDESLLGLDVRSALSEAEGEEAAEEAVENVALAAESREVEVVKHVERGSPYEAILDGVDETSADAIVMGTTGKRGVDRILLGSVAEKTIRTSPVPVVSVTESE
- a CDS encoding peroxidase-related enzyme (This protein belongs to a clade of uncharacterized proteins related to peroxidases such as the alkylhydroperoxidase AhpD.), coding for MDDDAMTRFPVPDEDELPDDLRERIESETERAGFTPNVFSAFAYKPSHFRAFFDYHDALVEDTALDREEVEMIVVAVSGVNHCYYCNVAHGALVRIYAKDPTLADQLVANYRQADVSEKRMAMLDVAVKLTESPRDVTEADIDRLAEAGYSEEAIWDIASVTAFFNLSNRMAMFADMRPNDEFHTLGRESRE
- a CDS encoding aldo/keto reductase produces the protein MTDLDLPAMGFGTSGDETDDVWTDSVAEALNAGYRHVDTAQMYDNEAEVGAGIRRSEVDRDEVVLATKVHPDNLAPDDAKRTARESLDRLGVDRVDMLYVHWPTAAYDAAATLPAFDELREAGVTDYVCVSNFTPELLDEAREILDAPIAAHQVECHPLLPQEELRAYARAHGHHLVAYSPLGRGEILDHPVLADVADKHGVSTARVCLAWATAHDIVPIPKATGDHIADNLAAADLELDDEDLAAIDGIDERRRVIDPESAPWH